Genomic window (Pyrus communis unplaced genomic scaffold, drPyrComm1.1 SCAFFOLD_22, whole genome shotgun sequence):
AGGGAGACAACAACAACCCATAAGAGATATACCAATGATTGTGTTGCACCACAAGTATCCTTAACTTCCTTCCCTACGATTGAATTTCGTGCAGCAGAATTTGAGTTCAACTCCAGCTTCTGAAGCTTTTCAACAACGGCAGCCTCATCACCCTGGAAACCAAGTTAATATTTCGTAGAGAAAACagaaaggagaaaaaagaaaacaaattcagTCTATGCAAGATATCCAAAAGAACTTTATGAAACAGTGCAGGACATAAAACTAGAAGGAAAGTGAAAAATGTACCTGACCAAGAAGGAACAAGCAAAAAGCTTCCTCAAGTTTCAGATCAGCACCCTCTGATGCAATCAGGCAGTCACATACAGATTTTGCTTTCTCAATCTGCACAACCATATGATAAATACTGAAATTAACAAAATGGAACAGACAACAACACCCTCAAGAGAATTTGAAGGGAACCATTCCATCAGCCTTCTCGTTCAAAACTAATTATTTCAAAGCAACTAACCTAGGAGAATAATGAACTTACCAATTCCTTTTGCTTGCTTGAAAAACCCAGTGCAATATGAGCTAATAACACCACATAGAAACAATTAAAATCAATTACAACCCGTTGATTCTGTGATTCAAGtgatttcttgttcttccttgTAATAGCTAAGTCATCCCATGGAAGAAGATCAACTATCTCTGAAGCTGTTAGTCTATTCAGTGCTTGGGTCAAGAAGCATGGCCAGTCTTGGACCCGGCATGAAGTTTCCACATCAAGTCCCTGCCTGACCAATTCACGCAAGGCTGCAATTGCTCCTCGTCTTCTTTCCGCATTCTCAGGTGAGTGAGACATGCCAAGCAATTCCAATGTACAAGCAGGTGCAAGCTCCTCCAAAGATTCTTCTATCTATTAAACATGACCAACTTATGATTTACACAGCAGCATAAGCAAGTATACTTTTTGGGCAAGTACAAGCATGGAATAAAGTTAAATGTTTTCAAAcagaaatttgtcataatttacaaatttcaaACAGCAGGTCCATGATCCATCTCAACATTTGATCCACTATACTTTTGGATTATTAGTAGATATCTGGTCACTACTTTGCAACCCAAAAACAAGAGTCCCATTCCAGGGTGACAAACCAGATAACAAAATATTGACAGAATAGAAGACGAGAGTATTACCTGAGACAACAATGCTATTTTACCAAGAGACTTTCTACTCCTTAGAAGACACTGAGCGCGAGCTAGAGCTTCAAATCCTTGGGACACCTTGTTCTTCTCAAAACCAACCTTTGCAGTTGCACACTTCAAGAAAGCACCTAAGATGAGAAAGGGAAGCATAACAATGCAGAAACGGATGATACAATATCCTGACCTCTTTGCTGATATGCCTTACCTCTGCTAACGCCATAGAAAGAAGAAGATCATGAATATACTGCTTAGCATCTGGATGCTGAACAGCCACGCGGCCAACATCTTGCACAAGCTTAATTTCCCCAACCTATAATGGAGAAATCCAATATCATACACCCGTGTCTTGCAAAACAAAATCctttttcgtttataattaGACCAAAACAAAAAGTTGTTGTATAAAATTACAGATAAGAAGAAAACAGTTCCAGTTAATAAAGTATCTACAAGAATCCACAATGAAAAGCACTGTGCCAAATGGAGTTTCACCGACATAGTACGGTAACTAATATCTGAAAAAAGAATTCAATTCCTCTTTAGTTAAATCAGTGATTAAcagtatttatttttctttaaagggAAGAAAAGGAACAAAGAAGCAACATTATATTACAAATTAAGAAGAGTGCACAAAGACAAAGCTTTACCTCTTGAAGAAGGCAAAGAGCACCCGGCAACCACGCCCAAGGGATTCGTAGGGAAGATTTAGGTGGGATCTCTTCCTTAATATTGCCAGCGTATTCTGGTTCAAAAAGAAGCTTATCTCTCACATCCGTTAAGAGACCCTGGCAACAAACGCGTAAGAGAAAAGGAATTAAACTATATAATACATAGCacaacttaattaaaaaaaatatagcaaAGAATAAAAATCCAGGTGTGTACCAGGCGAGATCGGACTGTATCCAAAGTGTAGCCTTCTTCAATTTCGGCACTCTTCAATTCCATCACTGATTTAACAACCTCATCTTTCTCAGCCTTAGCAGGAACGCCAATAAGCTGCAAAGTCATTTGTATGGCATTTAGTAAATGGTGACCTATAATGAAGTTCCGAAAATAGGGAAATCATAACACAAGAAACAAATTTCTTAATCACTAAAACACTAGACAGACACTTGATTATGGCACTGCCAGGCTGCTACGCTGCTAGGATGGCTAACGTAAGGATAGCAGAGTGATTTGAAGGTCTTTGATGGCAATGTTCAACATTTAACTTGTATATATGTCGCTATTGCAGGATCTCTCTCAACCGCAAAGAAAATACATGTAAAAATCACAATTTGACAAACACAGAGCCCATTCAAATTAAAGACGAAAGAAGCGACCTGGTAACAGGTGACGGGGATTTCAACGGTGGTGTGACGAGGAGCAGTCTCGACACCAATGTGGGTGTCGAGTGCGTTGAGAGTCCAACGCCCGGTGAGGTTATCACCCAAGAGGCTCCTCTTGTAAACCCGAACAATTCCGATTCCAGAGGCGCTTCTTTCTCTGGAGGTGGAGAAACCACAAACGCAGAGCTTgtgatcttccttgtgattatCGATTCGGCAAAGGCAACAAGAAGACGGAATGCTTGGCAAGGCGTGAGACAGAGCACCAACCATGGCTTCCTAATTGACTGTCACTAATGAAGAAACTCGGAATTTTTCACATCGGAAATGAAGGAATCGTAAAAGGATGGAGGGTTTCTGTGCtgaacaagaaagaaagaaaaaaagcgcAAAACACACTCATTACTCCTCCCTTGCGGATTTGGACCGACATCGAGACATTTTAATTAACATTTGGATTACTCTTCCCTTTTCTGCTTTCTGTTAAAGGATGCAAATTTTGCGTATTTTGTTGTGGATTTCTTTTTTCATACCATCGTGAATTGTGGTGTATTTTGGTTGAACGGGTTTTGTGTTTATGTGTTGAGTGGTTATGTACAAACCTATATTTCGTTTccgaaaccttttttttttttttttttctagacaCTTAATTTACTCTCATACATTTCTTTGAACTCCAAAATAGTTTACTAAATGGTTTAGAACatccttgttttatttttaaaatttttcattttctttgacaCCATTTTCTTTGTATTAATTataaaaagggaaattttatttaaactcaaaTAACCTCATTCTACCcacaacttaaattttaaatgtgaatgatctttttcatcttattgtataattactattaagtacaagataaataaacaataaacctaaaaattattaataaacCTACACTCAATAGTCAAACATTTGTCATCATGCAACCTTTTGTGAATTTGGgttcattaagcattatgagaAGATTAAGAAGACAATATGACCATTTTTTGGGCATCCAGGTATCCAATTTTCCTCTTCCACCTCCTCCATATGGTGATGCCTTGCTTGAAGAGTCTTCAAGCACTTGACAAAGATGGAAGACTGACACCTCTAGGGAGGGCCATGGCTCATTACCCTATGAGTCCTTGTCACTCTAGGATGCTCACTGTTATTCAAGTCTTGATTAAGAAGAAGAGTTTCAGAGATAATTTAGTGCTAGCATGCGCAGTTGCAGCTGTTGCTGCTTTGAGTTTGTCAAATCCTTTCGTTAGGCAGTTTGAAGATAGCCACAAAGAAAGCCACGACTTAAATGAGGACGGGAACATTACAGTTATACACAAGCTAGAGAAGTTGGGGTGgaataaactaaaagaacagtgAAAATATTCCGTGAAATTTTTTCTAATCCCAGCAATGATACTCTATCTGTCACTTTTGCTTTGTAATGCTATGAACTTGGAAGATCCTAGTGGAATTGGAATTTATCGAGAGCAACTTTGTAGGGAAAAGAACATATgctttgattttgggtttttattttaaataggTGTAGAAACAAATTTGCATATTGAATTAGGTCTGTTAGGGTAatttaggtagtaaatttggatttaaagagatattaataatttaattacaaaTAATTAGGGTGTTGAGAGTAAGTTGGATGTGGAAAGAGGTTATatggattcaaataaaatttcccttataAAAATTTAACAGCCCTGAAGTTTATTAATTGCTTGGTTGccacattatttatttatttattttcaaagtCCTATGGATGttcaaagaaaatgatttttttttttcaaaagtcaGTAAAACCTTTGTAGTAATTTTATATATGATTGTAAACTATGTTTggattaagaaaataaacattgaattttgatagaagcataatttataaattgatataaaccaatttcgttgtttggattcataaacatagaaatgcAGAAGTTTCACGTGAAAAAAACTTAGAAGTTTGaacctccaattcccaagtttaaattttatgtaaataagtatcattttcaaatttttatgagtgagttcaaaaattaaaatttttgtatTCAAGTTCTATAGTACTTTAAGGTCagtcaaacaagaaaatttacaaattttaaaaaataaaatttaatcattttaaaacttTTTGGTAATCTTAAACACACGAAACTTGCtttcataacaaaaaaaaaaaaaaaaaaaaaaaaaaaaaaacacgaaacTTTGTGCACAAATTACAACTCATTAGATGGAATGCATAGGCAGGCATTAGTCGGATAGGCCCATTCCCATTTTTATTTGTACGAAGTTATTCGAAAGCAGATGCCGGAAAGTACTAAAAGCGGGGATCTGCTGGAGGGTGGGTGAGGTATGATCTGTGGTTGCCTAGTCCACGAACTTTTATGCCTCTTTCGCAACATGAGGAGATGCGGGAAAAGGTAATGGACTTAATTGATAGTCGCAATGGAGAATGGAATGGTGATATAATTGGTCGATGTTTTGTGAGCGATGAAGCTCGTATTATTTTGGGTAGGCCGCTCAGTAAATTTGGATGTCTGGATAAACTTGTTTGGCACCATACGAAGAACGGGGTGTATTTTGTCAAGTCAGGTTATTGGATTGCTCAAGAACTTAATCGCGATGCGGAGCTAGGGCGGAAAGGTGTTGGGGAGTCGAGTGTAGGGCAAAATAAGGATAAGGTGTGGTCTTCTATTTGGCGTTTGGAGGTTCCACAAAAACTCCGAACTTTATTTGGAGGTGCTGCAAAAATATACTAGCGGTCCGCGTTAATCTTAACCGTTAGAGAAATCGACTCGATACTACATGCCCGAATTGTGAGGTTGCGGTGGAACACAAGAGCATTTATTTTTCCATTGCCCATACGCTCGAGTGTTTTGGTTTGGGAGTCCATTCCAACTAGACTCTACTTTGGTTAAGGGAGataattttttggaaaaatggaAGTGGTTATCCAATCGGTATGAGAATGTTGAAGAAAATGGGAAAATAATGAGATGAGTGGTGTGTGAATTATGGAGACTTTGGAAAtgtaggaataatttggtttttgaaaagAATGTTGTTCAACTAATTGAAACTGTTAGGATGTTACGACAACAATGAAGATAGTTAAAAGATAGCCAAGGGGAACAAGGTTCATGACTGAAGGTGGGGCATCAGCAGGCTAGGTTGCAAAGGGTATTGCCATCGTGTCGGCAGCAGCCTCCGTTGTACAATTAAAATTGATTGTGATGGAGCTTGGGTTTGAGAAACAGGATGGGGAGGATATGGTTGGGTGGCACGAGattttgttggaattttcaAGGCGGCAGAAGGTGTGGGTAACATTCTTTGTGAGTCTAGTCTTATGGCGAAGGTGGAGGTAGTATGGGTAGGACAGGTGGCATGCATGGATAAGAGGTTTGAGGTTGTCTAGGTggaattgaattcaaaggaactTGTGGATATGAACAACAGAATCACTCAACAAAACGTTGTAATTGAAGGTATTCTATTTGATATTAAGTGTATACAAATGCAACTGAGATcaatagattttattttttctccttGAGTTTGTAAACGGGTAGTACATCTGTGGGTCTTTTGTCTTACATATGAGAGGATTTATTAAAATCATTCtttcgaacaaaaaaaaacaaaaaaaaaaaaaaaaatctaggagTATACTTGGGTCGGGTCGGTTGGGTGCAATAGACATTTTAGAGAGAGGTTCAAAACCCTACAGAGACAGGAGGTAGAGTTGGTGGTCTCCGGTCCGGTGGAATCAAAATGGCGCGGACCTCGTCATCGAAGAAGCGGAAACACGAAGATGATGGAGGGGCAGAGGCAGAGGCAGAGGCAGAACCTGAGGTGGCGCAGCGGAAGAGGCTCAAAGCCCTCGCCTTCTCCAACAACCAGCTCTCAGAGATCCCTGCAAAGCCCCGCGCGCCTCTCACACCTTCAAACGGTGTCCTTAAGCAGCATGGCAAGGACATTGTAAAGAAATCTCAGCGGAAGAACAagttcctcttctccttccctGGCCTCCTTGCCCCCATTGGAGGTGGTAAGATCGGCGACCTCAAGGATTTGGACACCAAGAACCCCGTCCTCTACCTCCAATTCCCTCAGGTCGGGCGGTGACCTCTACTACTTTCATTCCCAATTTTCTTTCTCCCACTTGTCTCAGTTGTTTCTGTTTCCACTTTTCAGGGTCAGATGAAGTTGTTTGGGACTCTTGTGTTCCCCAAGAACAGGTATCTGACAATGCAGTTCCCCAAGGGTGGAAAGAGTGTCATGTGCGAGGACTACTTCGATAATATGGTTGGTGCCTTTTTATAACTCTGTACAAGTACAACTTTGTCTACCGCATTGATTTTCAAGTTGCTGCTTtggtatatatatgcatatatatcaCTTTGTTCATAGGCTTGGTTGATGACCAATGCAATTACTATAAAATATCATATGAATTTGACCAAGGAGGATTGACCTGCTTGCATGGTTTTCGATATAATCATTTCAATTCTTTCAAATTTCTAGAaataagaaagagaaaaaagagggTTAATGGGAGTTGATAGTTTCATATCAGCCATTTGTTGGTAGAGAATGAGGCAGCAGATTGCAAAGCTGATATGCTTGAAAACTTGTATTCTAAACGTTGTAACTCCTAAGGCAAATGTGTACATAATGATTTTAGAGTTATTGTCTTATACAACTTCCACCTGGAATCTTCTTGTTTTGTAATTCCTTTAAGGACCCCTTTCCAACAAATTTCCTCTCCTTTGATTTGGAGAACAATATGTTTCTAAGCTTCTCAGTTCTCAGGATTTCCCATGTGCCACTACCCCGTTATATACACTTATATTATTGTTTGTCTAAGGTCGGGTGCTTGTTGTATGAAACTGAGGTTCAGAAAGCATGTTTTACACATCTATGTCAGGCTTATCAGCAGTAGCTTTTCATGTCCCAGATTGTATTTTCCAATGCTTGGTGGATTGGGACAAAAGATCAGAATCCCGAGGAAGCCCAACTTGATTTTCCTAAGGAATTGACTGAGGTTGGTTTCTATTCACTTAGGTTATACATGTTGTAGGGTGTGCATATCGTTGTTTTCTGATGATCTACTCTCGGAATTTGTTGGTTTCAGGGACAACACTCTGAGTTCGACTTTCAAGGTGGCGCAGGTTCAACATCTGCCAAAAAGCAAAGTGATAGTAAAAATGAAACTACATATGTTGAAGAGTATTCCCCACATAACAAGGTTGAAGATAATTTATCAGATGAGGAAAACAATGAATTAATGAAGGCAACACCAGTTCGACATTCGGCAAGAACTGCAGGAAAAAAATTCAAGTACTGGCATTGCCTTTTATTGTACTCATTAGATATTCTCATAAAGAAATCAGCAGTTGCATAAGTTAAATACGTGCAAAACAAAGTGTGCAACCTATGATACATATATAGGTATACATATTTGTACAGGAAAACAGACACACAGACATACCTTATATGTTCTGAGGCCATCTCTGAAGGATAGTAATGAAaccaacattttatttttcatttgagcaacatgtCCATATTTTCCTTTTCAGGCCTTTCTAATTAACATTCCTCTGAGTAGTATAGTTTTATCATtccaaggaaaaaagaaaacaattaaacATGTTGCAAATAGTTACAAAAGGCCCTTATGTCCAATGTCCTTTCACATGTAGCATGTGGAAGACATGAATGCATTCATTACTTTTCAGCCGATGGTCTATCATGGAATGTTGTGTATACTGTGTAAACTATTAAACAATTGTCTTCATGATATTTTGTGATACCTTCTGTTACATACTTACGTAGCATATATAATTAACCGTTTtgatatgttttctttttattgaatattaataaaagaaatgaGCACCTACTGCCCTGTGATGTGCCCATATCTTGCTTCAACTCTTGTTCTGTCACTTTGTTCAGGTTTGGAGAAGCTTCTTCTGGAGATGATTCTGTTGAAAGTGATACCCCCTCAGCTGAAGGAGAAGATAAAAAAGTTGGAAGACTTGATTCTTCATCCGGGAAGCACAGTAGTGGAAATATCCTAATTTTTACTGTCTTAATTTTGTAAACTCCagcattttaatttatatatcgTAATTTGAACTTAGGTTTACCATGCTCCTTGTATCAAACTTCCATCTCAGCTTGCTATATTTCAACTGATTCCCTTAACTGGTAGATACAGACTGACAATCTCAGCTTTGGACATGCAGACATTGATAATGAGGATCCTATGAAAGGAGCTCAAACTCCCCAGCAAAATGAAGATTCCTCTCTGTCCGAAGctaaatcaaagaaagagtCACATTCTGCCTTTGCTGGGACTACATCTAAAGAGGACTCTCATAGCAATCATGGTTCGCTCATTCAAACTACTATATCTACATTGTTTAAGAAAGTGGAGAAGAAggtaacccttttttttttttttttttttacttttattcttAGGATTATGATTTGCCAGTACTTGTTATGTAGCTATGGTATGTTTCAGACTACCACGAAGCATGTAACTGAAAACCGAAATGAAACAGCTAATCAGAGTGGACTTGATGATTCTTGGCATGTCAAAAAGAGAACATTGTATCATGCATTGCCATTTTCCTTCCCTTTATcagaattttccttctttttcctctTAATGCTGACAATGCTctgaaatttttcaatgtgttgcAGAAAGTGGACTCCAGCATGCAAAGTCAAGTACAGCTTCCCTCTTCACAGGTTCATAAAACACCAAAAGGCCCAAGGAAACCTGCATCTCCCAAAGGTTGTTAATTCTTCCAAATTACGCTTATTATGAAAATATTGGGATTTGAGTACTCAGAATAGTGAGTGATGTTGATGTTTTCCAGATTCTGGCCAGAAGCCGCACCAAACTGATTCAAGGAAGAAGGTTAATCTGGTTACATTTTGTTCTTAATGCTCCTTCCCCCTTCTCCCTGCCCTTTCAAACTACAATTCTAGCTGATTTTATCCTTGTCTTGGACATGACTGCTTTCCATCGGAGTGTTGTAGCTGACAtagtttgttgttgttgcaggaTGCAGGACCCAGGAAACAGGCAAAAACTGCCAAGGAAAAGGATGcgggtctctctctctctctctctctctttctctctctctctctctgtgcccATTATGGTAGCTAATAAATATAAACTTGTCAGTATACTCGAGGAGATAAATTATTTGATGAAGAGGTGATTACTTGTTTATGAACTTATCAGTATGCTTAGGAGTCAGGAGGGAGGAGATTCATATAACCATTTTAGTCAAGTTTGGTAAGAGTGGTATAGATTACAGTTTAGTCTGATTGTGTGTTTATGAACTTATGAAATGCAGAGTTCTTGACGTCCTATCTGGGAATAGTAACTGTTTGTTATCTGATGAGGTGCATGATCTTTTTCCGTCTTTTATTGCTCAATTAACTTTTAGTGATGGTGGGGTTGTTGAGTGCTGCCCAAAACTACAACTTCACCTTGTTCAGTGCTGCATACAGGAGTAATTGTTTTCATTAGTTGGGAGTTCTCATGATAATGTGAGCGGTGATAAAGGTTGAGTTAAACAGCTGTTGTTTCCTTCAGGCCTCTCTGCTCACATCTTCATCATTGTTTGCTCGTTAGCAACACTATGTCAGATTAGAGTGGCATCGGATGTGATATGGTTTTGAGTGTATAATTTGAtctagtttattaaatatttatggaattgcaactttttttattttttattattatacatcTCCCAGATAGTTACCTTTTTcgatttttattatttgtttgaaaattctTCTTCATAACAGTTTCTCTTATGCATGCATCTACGTGTGGGAAAGTTAGCACTTATAAGTGACGTCTGTGTTTCTGTAGGGGGCAAAGGCCtggcaaagaagaaaaaaaatgaggtacGTTTGTGTCTGGGGAGATTCTTTTTGTACGATGGCCATTATTgtttcccttttattttgtgTGGATTTTTAGTTAATAATTGTTATCAAAGCTATTACTCTAAATTAAAATGTATTTCTCAGTGTAATAATAAGATTGTGTATTTTTGTGCTTCCTTTTGAGATGGGGGTGGAGGTGGAAAGATTGAAAAGAAGAGGGAAGTGGTTTATCAGAGGGCATCTCTAGCCATGATGAGGTGGATAGTGCTCTTATAATGCAATCTAACCAGCCAGAAAGGAGTTTTTTAGagcattatcttatcttatatAGAAGCATGTTTGATGCGCTTTAATTtggtaaaatatattatatattttggggGCCTGTTGGATACCAAAAACTTTGCTCCCTTTTGTATAAGCTGGGCAAGGACCTGGTCACTTAAGCATTATGATCTTTTTGAAAAACATGATTATCCAATTACAATACTAGAGATTTGCTCTCTTAACTTGTTAATGCTCGATTACCTTTTATGTGGTAAGATTGTTGTTTAAGTAATTATTACATTCTACTTGCTGAAGTGTTGAGGTGTGCATAAACATGTAGGTTGAAGAGGATGATATTGAAGAAAGCACCTCACAATCGCAGGTAATTcctacttttatttaaaattttaaatagagTGTTATGGATATggattttttgatttttttggtgCAATTCCTTGAAATTAAGATGCGTGATTGGTGATGGCATATCTGGTGCCTTGGTATTTTGGGCGCTGATCATCGAAATTgccatgattttttttaaactgaTAATGATTTTGGATGCAGTGCTCTAGTAATAACATTTCCTTGTTGACTGGAAATAAGCCTTAATTACTGTGGAAAATAATGATTTCTTGAGTTTATGCTTTGTGTAGGATACGGATCTTAGTGATGAAGATTGGGCTGCTTGAGGTCAGTGGTCTCACAAATTGACACATTGCCATGTATTGCTATTTTCACTCACATCGAACATTATTGTTCGGTTGTAGCGTCGTGACATTTAAGTAAAAGTGTTCTTGATGATTTGGATAGGCCTTGCCTTGTATTGGAGAAAAGTTGAAGCATCGGCTTCTGGACGTGGGTCCAATTCCGAGTTGTGGTTCAGGAACTAAAAttaagggatcattgctccatGTAATCATAAGTTGAGCATTAAGTAAAGGAAACTATACAAGGCATTTGAAAGCGGTTTTTACCATTTACTGAGCTacaaatatatttagtataaaaaaaaaatgagttgaTCCATGGTGAACATTTACCAGTTGGCGAGAATTGTCGCAGCGGCGCTATATATGTGATCCACCAACCAGGATTAAGTTTTTATATAGTTGGGAGATAATATTTGATTGTTCCATAAGCAAATTCGATGCAAACCTTCCTTCCAAAGACTTGTACAGATGATtcgtatatatacatacacatatatgatATCATGCATAGGGGGAGGCTGGGGATGGCGATGAACTTAATTAGTGAGCTTTACCAGCTATGAATGCATCAACTCTAGTGTTTTGCGAGCTTGACAAAAACTTCATGCAAATTGGCGGCTGAACCCCGGCAAGAGCGAGTATTGAAGCGGGCAAAGTCCAAGTGCCGTCCCCGCAAATCAAACCTGAAGCTACGGCAGGGACAAAAGCGTCTGCCTTGGCTTTGTTTACCCTTCCCCACAAATACACTATCAAGCTCCCTATGCACATGTCGATCGCAAAATACGACCCTATATAGAAAGGGATTGCCATTGCCATTGGTAGTGGAACAAAGCGTCCCCTCTTTTTACCAAGGCAATCCTTGAGCACGTTTATGGCAATGGCCGCCCCAAAGAAGATGCCACAAAGCATGAGGCAGTTCTTGGGTAGAGATTTTACACCTTCTACCCCCAAGATAGCCATGTTACGGAACACAACAGCATACGGAGCTGGATACGCACTTTCAGGCATTCCGAGGTCACTGAAGGCCTTGTAGAAGAGCCAAAACACACAAGGAGAAACTACACAACCCATTGCTGTCCCAACGACTTGGCTCACAAACATGGACTGGGGGGAAGCCAAGGTTAGGTAGCCGGTCTTGAAATCCTGGGTTAGATCAGAGGCTGTGGACACAATGTTCATCATAACTCCACATGCTGCTAGTCCAGCAAGAACACCACCATGTGCAGAACCGGCCCATGTCCCAATCGTGAAGATGGCCACCTTACCGTAAGTGGATGCCAAGGACCAGTCAGTGAGGCCACAACCGTATGCATTACAGAAAGCCAACGTGGGTGCAAAGAGGTAGATAACCAATATATGGTACCACTTGAGTTGGGGAAATATGTGCGGCACAGTGGCAATTGAGATTGCAGCAAACACAACATACCCTCCAACAGCTATCCACGCTGGGATTTGGTCTTTAAGAAACAGCTGGGTCCGCCGCTGGTCATCATAAGATAGCTCTGAGCTCACATCTGGAGAGCCATGATGTTTCTTAACAGGGAGGATGCCGCTCGCATCTTtgcttcggagttgagattgcaAAGCAACGAGGGTTCGACTTAGCACCTTCACAAAGTTGTATAGCCCATCACCAAGGATCAGGGCAATGGCAATGAAGACCTATTTAAACAAGTACATGATAAGTTCCATTGACACACATCCTTACATATATGCATTGGaagaatattattattaattaagattttttcTTGAGCTGGAAAATTGATCACCTTGTAACCTTGAAGGCCATTCATGTCTTTTGGGCTGAGCTCTTTGTCGTACCAATCACCACTCCTGGTTTCTATGAGAGGCCACATTAATCCCCAGGAAAGAATG
Coding sequences:
- the LOC137724314 gene encoding probable metal-nicotianamine transporter YSL7, coding for MGVPDTQRPYQLEEDDNDRHHHNINSSPSSGDAELDSQHQTMTTNKKKNKYVVVEDDHDDTAKEELLSVEKLFENQPVPSWRKQLTFRAFFISFVLSILFSVIVMKLNLTTGIIPSLNVSAGLLGFFFVRTWTKFLDRCGLLNQPFTRQENTVIQTCVVASSGIAFSGGFGSYLFGMSERIAQQSKDSSDTKDPGLLWIIGFLFVVSFLGLFSVVPLRKIMIIDFKLTYPSGTATAHLINSFHTPEGVKLAKKQVRELGKFFSFSFLWGFFQWFYTAGDNCGFASFPSLGLKAYQNKFFFDFSATYVGVGMICPHIVNISVLLGGILSWGLMWPLIETRSGDWYDKELSPKDMNGLQGYKVFIAIALILGDGLYNFVKVLSRTLVALQSQLRSKDASGILPVKKHHGSPDVSSELSYDDQRRTQLFLKDQIPAWIAVGGYVVFAAISIATVPHIFPQLKWYHILVIYLFAPTLAFCNAYGCGLTDWSLASTYGKVAIFTIGTWAGSAHGGVLAGLAACGVMMNIVSTASDLTQDFKTGYLTLASPQSMFVSQVVGTAMGCVVSPCVFWLFYKAFSDLGMPESAYPAPYAVVFRNMAILGVEGVKSLPKNCLMLCGIFFGAAIAINVLKDCLGKKRGRFVPLPMAMAIPFYIGSYFAIDMCIGSLIVYLWGRVNKAKADAFVPAVASGLICGDGTWTLPASILALAGVQPPICMKFLSSSQNTRVDAFIAGKAH